One Spinacia oleracea cultivar Varoflay chromosome 4, BTI_SOV_V1, whole genome shotgun sequence DNA segment encodes these proteins:
- the LOC110788166 gene encoding uncharacterized protein codes for MIVDWNDFVADLYARFSDDSAHNVVENFNKLQQNGSLEEYIDEFENLRSIMMMNNHILPDAYMLESFIGGLKPTVKPFVKALGPGSIDDAIDIARLQEENLTAMGHKPTYKQPYYNPKPLQYIPLIPSNKPPLLPTPSNKPNTTFSLTKYPHQKPKNFKYIPDDVRQEKIAKGLCYYCDAPYDRNHKCQFKEPQLFTVEIVGDEVEEVSEGEDGDMGETDITEPLISMSALSGSQGFSTMRVRGVVQGKPIQILVDSGSTHNFVDLSIAQKLGCKVETIPPQAITVADGNHLACQHICKGFTWTMQGISFEADVLLIPLGSCDMVLGVQWLILLGPISWDFMQLHVEFCFNGKIVLLKGIPSKKLKVIEGEPSSKVFSTAVQLCLIQVQDQSSGGPVASNPQSLVAEELKELQLTYHMVFEDPVELPPLRGVFDHPIPLLPDATPVNIRLYRYPLKQRDIIEQLVQEMLDRGIIQTSASPFASTVVLVGKKDGTWRLCVDYRELNNRTVKNKFPIPVIDELLDELSGAAVFSKLDLRSGYHQMRVHPPDVYKTAFKTHTGHYEFLVMPFGLTNATASFQNWMNQVFKPLLRKCVLVFFDDILVYSKTLEEHLTHLALVFELMKSNHIFAKLSKCVFATNKVEYLGHYISAAGVQTDPNKVNVVQSWHVPTTVKDLRGFLGLARYYRKFVKNYASISKPLTDLLKKNNFSWNDHAQIAFEHLKVALVTTPVLDVPNFDKQFVVETDASKKGIGAVLMQKGHPLAFISRSLGPKWQQLSVYEKELLAIVFAVQKWEQYLLGSHFLIKTDQKSLKWLLQQKISTPFQQFWLLS; via the coding sequence ATGATAGTTGACTGGAATGATTTTGTAGCTGATTTGTATGCTAGGTTTAGTGATGATTCTGCGCATAATGTGGTAgaaaattttaacaaattacAGCAGAATGGTTCATTAGAAGAGTATATTGATGAATTTGAGAATTTGAGGTCCATTATGATGATGAACAACCATATTCTGCCTGATGCTTACATGCTTGAGAGTTTTATTGGTGGACTCAAACCCACAGTCAAACCCTTTGTGAAGGCCCTCGGACCTGGTTCAATTGATGATGCTATAGACATAGCTAGATTACAAGAGGAGAACCTGACAGCCATGGGTCACAAACCTACCTACAAACAGCCTTATTACAACCCTAAACCTTTACAATATATTCCACTTATACCTAGCAACAAACCACCCTTATTACCTACTCCATCAAATAAGCCAAACACAACCTTCTCCCTTACCAAATATCCCCACCAAAAACCCAAAAACTTCAAATATATTCCTGATGATGTGAGACAGGAGAAAATTGCAAAAGGGTTGTGCTATTACTGTGATGCTCCTTATGATAGGAATCACAAGTGCCAATTCAAAGAGCCACAATTATTCACTGTTGAGATTGTTGGAGATGAAGTTGAGGAGGTTAGTGAGGGTGAGGATGGAGATATGGGAGAGACAGACATCACTGAACCATTAATTTCCATGAGTGCACTTTCTGGAAGTCAAGGGTTTAGCACTATGAGGGTTAGGGGTGTGGTACAGGGCAAACCAATTCAGATATTGGTTGATTCTGGTAGCACACATAACTTTGTGGATCTTAGTATAGCTCAGAAATTGGGTTGCAAAGTGGAAACTATCCCACCTCAAGCAATTACAGTAGCTGATGGGAACCATCTAGCTTGCCAACACATCTGCAAGGGTTTCACATGGACTATGCAGGGCATCAGTTTTGAAGCAGATGTTTTACTGATTCCTTTAGGTAGTTGTGATATGGTGTTGGGAGTACAATGGCTTATCTTATTGGGGCCTATCTCTTGGGATTTCATGCAACTTCACGTGGAGTTTTGCTTTAATGGAAAAATTGTTCTCCTTAAGGGCATTCCAAGCAAGAAGCTGAAAGTTATTGAAGGAGAGCCATCTTCCAAGGTATTTTCCACAGCTGTCCAGTTGTGCCTAATTCAAGTACAAGATCAGTCTAGTGGTGGTCCAGTAGCTTCCAATCCACAATCTCTGGTTGCTGAAGAATTAAAAGAATTACAGCTTACTTATCACATGGTGTTTGAGGATCCTGTGGAATTGCCTCCTTTAAGGGGAGTGTTTGATCACCCAATTCCCTTGTTACCAGATGCCACACCTGTAAACATAAGACTCTATAGATATCCTTTGAAACAAAGAGATATTATTGAGCAACTAGTGCAAGAAATGCTGGACAGGGGCATAATTCAAACTAGTGCCTCTCCCTTTGCTTCTACTGTAGTTTTAGTTGGGAAGAAAGATGGCACTTGGAGATTGTGTGTAGACTACAGGGAGTTGAACAATAGAACTGTCAAAAACAAGTTCCCCATTCCAGTCATTGATGAGCTGTTGGATGAACTTTCTGGTGCTGCTGTGTTTTCTAAGTTAGATCTTAGGTCTGGTTATCATCAGATGAGAGTTCACCCACCTGATGTATACAAAACAGCTTTTAAAACACACACTGGCCATTATGAATTCTTAGTTATGCCATTTGGCTTGACTAATGCAACTGCTAGTTTTCAGAACTGGATGAATCAAGTCTTTAAACCTCTCTTAAGGAAATGTGTGCTAGTCTTCTTTGATGACATATTGGTGTATAGCAAAACTCTTGAGGAGCATTTGACTCACTTAGCCTTAGTGTTTGAGTTAATGAAGTCTAATCACATATTTGCCAAGCTGAGCAAATGTGTGTTTGCTACAAATAAGGTAGAGTATTTGGGGCATTATATTTCAGCTGCTGGAGTTCAAACTGATCCAAATAAAGTTAATGTTGTTCAAAGTTGGCATGTTCCCACTACAGTCAAAGATCTAAGAGGATTTCTAGGGTTAGCAAGATACTACAGAAAGTTTGTCAAAAACTATGCATCTATCAGCAAACCATTAACTGATCTCCTCAAAAAGAACAATTTCTCCTGGAATGATCATGCTCAGATTGCATTTGAACATCTCAAAGTTGCACTGGTAACAACCCCAGTTCTGGATGTTCCAAACTTTGATAAACAGTTTGTTGTGGAAACTGATGCATCTAAGAAGGGAATTGGTGCTGTC